Proteins found in one Pararge aegeria chromosome 12, ilParAegt1.1, whole genome shotgun sequence genomic segment:
- the LOC120628302 gene encoding trypsin 5G1-like yields MLLFTLVQILSWLTLAACEGVQIIGGEPIGIQKAPYMALFRPVGVRYYCGASIVSDQFLVTAAHCVSDDEKMEVTVGTNNASSGGQTYQVAKMVTHPQFGDSQFNNDVAVVKLVEKIKFSDRVRPIKLAEAGLVIEDSAEFRIIGFGRTETGLPSEQLLSVQVPHVPPVNCSESHHGLITDQMICAGLPTKGGCMGDSGGPLVYGDKLIGVVSFGSMFCNVPSVFARISALRDFIDRVMGEN; encoded by the exons ATGTTGCTCTTTACTTTAGTACAAATTCTATCTTGGTTGACCTTAGCTGCTTGTGAGGGTG TTCAAATAATCGGCGGGGAGCCGATCGGCATCCAAAAGGCTCCGTACATGGCACTCTTCAGGCCGGTCGGGGTTCGGTACTACTGCGGCGCGTCCATCGTCAGCGACCAGTTCCTCGTGACAGCGGCCCACTGCGTCTCGGA TGACGAGAAAATGGAGGTAACAGTGGGCACCAACAACGCTTCGAGCGGTGGACAGACGTACCAGGTCGCGAAGATGGTCACGCACCCCCAGTTCGGAGATTCTCAGTTCAACAATGATGTGGCCGTCGTCAAACTGGTGGAGAAGATTAAGTTCAGTGACCGCGTGCGGCCCATCAAGTTAGCGGAAGCTGGATTAGTTATTGAGGATTCTGCGGAGTTCCGTATTATTGGCTTTGGAAGAAcg GAAACGGGCCTACCATCTGAGCAACTCCTATCTGTGCAAGTACCTCACGTACCGCCAGTGAACTGCTCAGAATCACACCACGGTCTTATCACTGATCAAATGATATGTGCCGGCTTGCCCACAAAGGGAGGTTGTATG GGCGACAGCGGCGGACCCCTGGTTTATGGAGACAAGCTCATCGGCGTGGTGTCCTTCGGCTCAATGTTCTGCAACGTACCCTCAGTGTTCGCCCGCATCTCGGCCCTACGCGACTTTATAGACCGCGTCATGGGGGAAAACTAG
- the LOC120627828 gene encoding uncharacterized protein LOC120627828 isoform X2, which yields MRGWCARWSGSGRARLRWLAALVCWGGLVALALPRLQQAPPRTRPAPPARLLLQSEAASTPAPFPSTQTPPKPATDTRVLTEDELRADAERRLPSLPLAYWHKHKNDKNKFYKKKDCAPFPSIYDLEFHNTYWQTLRAKNDVFHFYGAYLDARNTSRIGPAVRVLAVHDRIKPTITTHCQLWFEERDAPVVVRNLEYKYVWNSKWGNYRDGVLQPYLLACVLPAEVRHLVPASVSIVSDPCDRATNNLRVHYDRPKPPAVQKEFAVCVKGLDFLHEDLSVRLVEWIETIRLLGADKIFFYELQIHPNITKVLNYYNALGVTELTPITLPGGQPNLPGLQHMYLKKKTTHKRQMELIPYNDCLYRHMYQYKWLALLDIDEVIVPLEDNDWSSLMKRILPLSTPVSGKPPRSSYHASNLYYLDSLQHEHAWEDGIPRYLHMLQHVYRTRNFTKPGQYVKAFHETERVLALHNHFPLACLGGACSSYAIETKHARLQHYRADCVTALSKTCAELRQQPVRDTALWRWRAPLIQAADAALTALGFLPPHR from the coding sequence ATGCGGGGATGGTGCGCGCGGTGGAGCGGTTCCGGGCGGGCTCGGCTGCGCTGGCTGGCAGCCCTCGTGTGCTGGGGCGGGCTCGTGGCCCTCGCCCTGCCCCGCCTGCAGCAGGCACCCCCGCGCACGCGCCCCGCGCCGCCCGCCCGCCTTCTGCTCCAGTCGGAAGCCGCGTCCACTCCCGCCCCGTTCCCCTCCACACAAACCCCGCCGAAACCAGCAACAGACACACGAGTACTCACAGAAGACGAACTTCGAGCTGACGCAGAAAGGCGACTCCCTTCGTTACCCCTCGCATACTGGCACAAACACAAAAACGACAAGAACAAGTTCTACAAGAAGAAAGACTGCGCTCCATTCCCATCGATATACGACCTTGAGTTTCACAATACGTATTGGCAAACTTTGCGAGCAAAGAACGACGTTTTCCACTTCTACGGAGCATATCTTGACGCGAGAAACACATCCCGTATAGGACCAGCAGTAAGAGTACTAGCAGTTCACGATCGCATCAAGCCCACCATCACTACTCATTGCCAATTATGGTTCGAGGAACGCGACGCACCGGTTGTTGTACGAAATCTTGAATACAAATACGTTTGGAACAGCAAATGGGGCAATTATAGAGATGGAGTACTTCAACCTTACCTGCTAGCTTGTGTGCTGCCAGCTGAAGTGCGCCATTTAGTCCCAGCTTCAGTATCAATTGTTTCCGACCCTTGCGACAGAGCTACGAATAATTTAAGAGTACACTACGATCGACCTAAGCCACCAGCAGTTCAAAAGGAATTTGCTGTTTGCGTTAAAGGCCTTGACTTCCTACATGAGGATCTATCAGTCCGCCTTGTTGAATGGATCGAAACTATTCGCCTTCTAGGCGCAGACAAGATCTTCTTCTACGAACTCCAAATACACCCGAATATCACAAAGGTTTTAAACTACTACAACGCACTTGGAGTGACTGAATTGACGCCTATAACTTTACCTGGTGGACAACCGAACTTACCAGGCCTCCAACACATGTATTTAAAGAAGAAAACGACACATAAACGACAGATGGAATTGATACCTTACAACGATTGCTTGTATCGCCATATGTATCAATACAAGTGGTTAGCACTGCTGGATATAGACGAGGTTATTGTCCCATTAGAAGACAACGACTGGAGCTCTTTAATGAAGCGTATATTACCTCTATCTACTCCAGTATCTGGAAAGCCACCGCGCTCATCATATCACGCCTCGAACTTGTATTACCTTGATTCGTTACAACATGAGCATGCTTGGGAAGACGGCATACCACGCTACCTTCACATGTTGCAGCATGTTTATCGAACACGGAACTTCACGAAGCCAGGCCAGTACGTTAAGGCTTTCCACGAGACGGAGCGTGTTCTGGCTCTCCACAACCATTTCCCGCTGGCGTGTTTGGGTGGTGCGTGTTCTTCGTACGCCATCGAGACAAAGCATGCGCGTTTACAACATTATCGTGCTGACTGCGTGACAGCACTGAGCAAAACTTGCGCTGAGCTTCGTCAGCAGCCAGTCCGCGATACAGCGCTGTGGCGCTGGCGAGCTCCTTTAATACAAGCAGCTGATGCAGCGCTGACAGCGCTCGGTTTCCTACCTCCTCACCGGTGA
- the LOC120627829 gene encoding apolipophorin-3-like translates to MARFVVLFLACLALAAARQVRRDAPASSPWQEIEKHATEFSKTFTEQINSLANSKNTQEVNKALKDGSDSVLKQLSAFSSTLQTAVNEATGKAKEVLEQSRTNIQRTAEELRKSHPEVEQQANALREKLESAVKSAVAESQKLAKEVAANMEQTNQKLAPQIKSAYDDFVKQAEEVQKKLHEAATKQ, encoded by the exons ATGGCCAGATTTGTTGTCCTGTTCCTCGCTTGCTTGGCTTTG gCTGCAGCGAGACAAGTACGTCGTGACGCTCCGGCCTCATCCCCGTGGCAAGAGATCGAGAAGCATGCGACAGAGTTCTCGAAGACCTTCACCGAGCAAATCAACTCGCTCGCCAACTCGAAGAACACCCAGGAGGTCAACAAGGCGCTGAAGGACGGCTCGGACTCCGTGTTAAAGCAGCTCTCAGCTTTCTCATCCACCCTTCAGACCGCG GTAAATGAAGCCACTGGTAAAGCGAAGGAGGTCCTCGAGCAATCCCGCACCAACATCCAACGCACCGCCGAAGAGTTGCGCAAGTCCCACCCCGAGGTAGAACAGCAAGCCAACGCTCTGCGGGAGAAACTCGAGAGTGCTGTCAAGAGCGCGGTTGCT GAGAGCCAGAAGTTGGCCAAGGAAGTAGCAGCCAACATGGAGCAGACCAACCAGAAGTTGGCCCCGCAGATCAAGTCCGCTTACGACGACTTCGTGAAGCAAGCCGAGGAGGTGCAGAAGAAGTTGCACGAAGCCGCCACCAAGCAGTAA
- the LOC120627828 gene encoding uncharacterized protein LOC120627828 isoform X1, with protein sequence MVDPNTTPAMRGWCARWSGSGRARLRWLAALVCWGGLVALALPRLQQAPPRTRPAPPARLLLQSEAASTPAPFPSTQTPPKPATDTRVLTEDELRADAERRLPSLPLAYWHKHKNDKNKFYKKKDCAPFPSIYDLEFHNTYWQTLRAKNDVFHFYGAYLDARNTSRIGPAVRVLAVHDRIKPTITTHCQLWFEERDAPVVVRNLEYKYVWNSKWGNYRDGVLQPYLLACVLPAEVRHLVPASVSIVSDPCDRATNNLRVHYDRPKPPAVQKEFAVCVKGLDFLHEDLSVRLVEWIETIRLLGADKIFFYELQIHPNITKVLNYYNALGVTELTPITLPGGQPNLPGLQHMYLKKKTTHKRQMELIPYNDCLYRHMYQYKWLALLDIDEVIVPLEDNDWSSLMKRILPLSTPVSGKPPRSSYHASNLYYLDSLQHEHAWEDGIPRYLHMLQHVYRTRNFTKPGQYVKAFHETERVLALHNHFPLACLGGACSSYAIETKHARLQHYRADCVTALSKTCAELRQQPVRDTALWRWRAPLIQAADAALTALGFLPPHR encoded by the coding sequence GCCATGCGGGGATGGTGCGCGCGGTGGAGCGGTTCCGGGCGGGCTCGGCTGCGCTGGCTGGCAGCCCTCGTGTGCTGGGGCGGGCTCGTGGCCCTCGCCCTGCCCCGCCTGCAGCAGGCACCCCCGCGCACGCGCCCCGCGCCGCCCGCCCGCCTTCTGCTCCAGTCGGAAGCCGCGTCCACTCCCGCCCCGTTCCCCTCCACACAAACCCCGCCGAAACCAGCAACAGACACACGAGTACTCACAGAAGACGAACTTCGAGCTGACGCAGAAAGGCGACTCCCTTCGTTACCCCTCGCATACTGGCACAAACACAAAAACGACAAGAACAAGTTCTACAAGAAGAAAGACTGCGCTCCATTCCCATCGATATACGACCTTGAGTTTCACAATACGTATTGGCAAACTTTGCGAGCAAAGAACGACGTTTTCCACTTCTACGGAGCATATCTTGACGCGAGAAACACATCCCGTATAGGACCAGCAGTAAGAGTACTAGCAGTTCACGATCGCATCAAGCCCACCATCACTACTCATTGCCAATTATGGTTCGAGGAACGCGACGCACCGGTTGTTGTACGAAATCTTGAATACAAATACGTTTGGAACAGCAAATGGGGCAATTATAGAGATGGAGTACTTCAACCTTACCTGCTAGCTTGTGTGCTGCCAGCTGAAGTGCGCCATTTAGTCCCAGCTTCAGTATCAATTGTTTCCGACCCTTGCGACAGAGCTACGAATAATTTAAGAGTACACTACGATCGACCTAAGCCACCAGCAGTTCAAAAGGAATTTGCTGTTTGCGTTAAAGGCCTTGACTTCCTACATGAGGATCTATCAGTCCGCCTTGTTGAATGGATCGAAACTATTCGCCTTCTAGGCGCAGACAAGATCTTCTTCTACGAACTCCAAATACACCCGAATATCACAAAGGTTTTAAACTACTACAACGCACTTGGAGTGACTGAATTGACGCCTATAACTTTACCTGGTGGACAACCGAACTTACCAGGCCTCCAACACATGTATTTAAAGAAGAAAACGACACATAAACGACAGATGGAATTGATACCTTACAACGATTGCTTGTATCGCCATATGTATCAATACAAGTGGTTAGCACTGCTGGATATAGACGAGGTTATTGTCCCATTAGAAGACAACGACTGGAGCTCTTTAATGAAGCGTATATTACCTCTATCTACTCCAGTATCTGGAAAGCCACCGCGCTCATCATATCACGCCTCGAACTTGTATTACCTTGATTCGTTACAACATGAGCATGCTTGGGAAGACGGCATACCACGCTACCTTCACATGTTGCAGCATGTTTATCGAACACGGAACTTCACGAAGCCAGGCCAGTACGTTAAGGCTTTCCACGAGACGGAGCGTGTTCTGGCTCTCCACAACCATTTCCCGCTGGCGTGTTTGGGTGGTGCGTGTTCTTCGTACGCCATCGAGACAAAGCATGCGCGTTTACAACATTATCGTGCTGACTGCGTGACAGCACTGAGCAAAACTTGCGCTGAGCTTCGTCAGCAGCCAGTCCGCGATACAGCGCTGTGGCGCTGGCGAGCTCCTTTAATACAAGCAGCTGATGCAGCGCTGACAGCGCTCGGTTTCCTACCTCCTCACCGGTGA